A stretch of the Poseidonibacter parvus genome encodes the following:
- a CDS encoding FAD-dependent oxidoreductase encodes MNIAIVGTGLVGRVLALNLLKDGHNLTLFDKHGKDGVKAAGFTAAGMLAPFAELETAESIIFDLGVRSIALWPDLLKKVGVYDGFQLAGTIITSHPQDLNELEHFIATLKNKVKEAKEIDFINKEELKELEPELNNYNKSFYIKNEGQVDSQRFISFSTNYLQNHPNVIWKDFTEVDKIEEGSVYIENKKEEFDWVFDSRGLGAKEHFKDLRGVRGEVLWLESNDINITRPTRLLHPRYKIYIVPRQKGCEGIDLEYCSDCKITQSKGSIRYIVGATEIESEDTSPISVRSSLELLSAVFTVHPSFGEARVVNTETNCRPAFKDNLPRIENSHKLTRINGLYRHGYLLAPAIVEKALKEGIYK; translated from the coding sequence ATGAATATAGCAATAGTAGGTACAGGTTTAGTAGGTAGAGTTTTAGCACTTAATCTATTAAAAGATGGTCATAACTTAACTTTATTTGATAAACATGGTAAAGATGGTGTTAAAGCAGCTGGTTTTACAGCAGCTGGAATGTTAGCACCTTTTGCTGAACTTGAAACTGCTGAATCAATAATTTTTGATTTAGGAGTTCGTTCTATTGCTTTATGGCCAGACTTACTAAAAAAAGTAGGAGTATATGATGGTTTTCAATTAGCAGGAACAATTATAACCTCACATCCACAAGATTTAAATGAACTTGAACATTTTATAGCTACTCTTAAAAATAAAGTAAAAGAAGCCAAAGAGATTGATTTTATAAATAAAGAAGAGTTAAAAGAGCTTGAGCCTGAATTAAATAACTATAATAAATCCTTTTATATTAAAAATGAAGGTCAAGTAGATTCACAACGTTTTATCTCATTTTCTACTAACTATTTGCAAAATCATCCTAATGTAATATGGAAAGATTTTACTGAAGTTGATAAAATTGAAGAAGGTAGTGTCTATATTGAGAATAAAAAAGAAGAGTTTGATTGGGTTTTTGATTCAAGAGGTTTAGGAGCTAAAGAACATTTTAAAGATTTAAGAGGAGTAAGAGGTGAGGTTTTATGGTTAGAATCAAATGATATTAATATCACAAGACCAACAAGATTACTTCACCCAAGATATAAAATCTATATAGTACCAAGGCAAAAAGGCTGTGAAGGAATTGATTTAGAATATTGTAGTGATTGTAAAATCACACAATCTAAGGGTTCAATACGTTATATAGTAGGTGCAACAGAAATTGAAAGTGAAGATACTAGTCCTATTTCAGTACGTTCTTCTTTAGAGCTTTTATCAGCTGTTTTTACAGTTCATCCAAGTTTTGGAGAAGCACGTGTTGTTAATACAGAAACTAATTGTCGTCCTGCATTTAAAGATAATTTACCTAGAATAGAAAATAGTCATAAACTTACAAGAATCAATGGTCTTTATAGACATGGATATTTATTAGCCCCTGCAATTGTGGAAAAGGCATTAAAGGAAGGAATATATAAATGA
- the thiS gene encoding sulfur carrier protein ThiS, translating into MIEIIVNGEKQKVKEDINVSEMIEVLEYKDKSFAVALNGTFVALKNYNETKINDADKIEILAPMVGG; encoded by the coding sequence ATGATAGAAATTATAGTAAATGGTGAAAAGCAAAAAGTAAAAGAAGATATAAATGTAAGTGAAATGATAGAAGTTTTAGAATATAAAGACAAATCTTTTGCAGTTGCTTTAAATGGTACATTTGTAGCTTTAAAAAACTATAACGAAACAAAAATAAACGATGCTGATAAAATAGAAATTCTAGCGCCAATGGTTGGAGGTTGA
- a CDS encoding thiazole synthase — MWEIGGKKLDSRLLIGSALYPSPSNMEESIKISQAQIVTVSLRRQNAGDKAGESFWNIIKEMNLEILPNTAGSHCAKEAITTAQMAREVFGTNWIKLEVIGDQYNLQPDPFETVKAAEVLIKEGFEVFPYTTDDLVVATKLADVGCNILMPWGSPIGSGQGLMNPSNLKAIRKKFPNLQLIIDAGIGKPSDAVEAMQLGYDAVLLNSAIALAHDPVKMAEAFKHAISAGRLGYEAGVMQEREFATPSTPVVGTPFWHQFD, encoded by the coding sequence ATGTGGGAAATAGGTGGTAAAAAACTTGATAGTAGATTATTAATAGGTTCAGCACTTTATCCCTCACCTTCAAATATGGAAGAGTCTATTAAAATCTCCCAAGCACAAATAGTTACTGTATCGCTTCGTCGACAAAATGCAGGTGATAAAGCAGGTGAAAGTTTTTGGAATATTATTAAAGAAATGAACTTAGAAATTTTACCAAATACGGCAGGTTCACACTGCGCAAAAGAAGCAATTACTACTGCACAAATGGCACGTGAAGTTTTTGGTACAAACTGGATAAAACTAGAAGTAATTGGAGATCAATATAATCTGCAACCAGACCCTTTTGAAACTGTAAAAGCTGCTGAGGTTTTAATAAAAGAAGGTTTTGAAGTATTTCCCTATACAACAGATGATTTAGTAGTTGCAACAAAACTAGCAGATGTTGGATGTAATATTTTAATGCCTTGGGGCTCTCCTATTGGTTCAGGTCAAGGATTGATGAATCCTAGTAATTTAAAAGCTATAAGAAAGAAGTTTCCAAATTTACAACTAATTATTGATGCAGGTATTGGAAAGCCATCTGATGCAGTTGAAGCAATGCAATTAGGTTATGATGCAGTTTTATTAAACTCTGCAATAGCACTAGCACACGACCCTGTTAAGATGGCAGAAGCTTTTAAACATGCAATAAGTGCAGGACGTTTAGGGTATGAAGCTGGTGTTATGCAAGAAAGAGAATTTGCAACTCCATCTA